A window from Blastocatellia bacterium encodes these proteins:
- a CDS encoding cysteine desulfurase gives MAVRNSQSGTAASVESRPYDVWRIREDFPSLHQKVHGKPLVYLDNAATSQKPRSVIDALVRFYQEDCANIHRGLHALSERATEAYEQARRKVQQFIHAASEREIIFVRGTTEGINLVAQTYGRQQVRAGDEIVISTMEHHSNIVPWQMLCQEKGARLRVVPISDEGEFLLDDYEKLLSERTRLVAVTHISNALGTINPIREIVQIAHRRNIPVLVDGAQAVPHLRVDVQQLDCDFYTFSGHKMYGPTGIGVLYGKLEKLEAMPPYQGGGDMISSVTFEKTTYNRVPHKFEAGTPHIAGAIGLGAAIDYLTSLDLDAVARYEHDLLAYATEAVSSVPGLRIIGTARQKASILSFVLDGIHPHDIGTILDQEGVAIRAGHHCAQPLMERFGVPATARASLALYNTREEVDTLVRALEKVREVFGA, from the coding sequence ATGGCTGTTCGGAATTCTCAATCGGGCACAGCCGCATCCGTGGAATCGCGTCCTTACGATGTCTGGCGGATCCGGGAGGATTTCCCGAGCCTTCACCAGAAGGTTCACGGCAAGCCGCTCGTCTATCTCGACAATGCGGCGACGAGTCAAAAACCTCGTTCGGTCATTGACGCCCTCGTGCGCTTCTATCAGGAGGACTGCGCCAATATCCATCGGGGGCTGCATGCGCTGAGCGAGCGCGCCACCGAAGCCTACGAGCAAGCCCGCCGGAAGGTCCAGCAGTTTATTCACGCCGCTTCCGAACGCGAGATCATTTTCGTTCGCGGGACGACCGAGGGCATCAATCTCGTGGCACAAACCTACGGTCGCCAGCAGGTCCGCGCCGGCGATGAGATCGTCATCTCGACGATGGAGCACCACTCCAATATCGTCCCCTGGCAGATGTTGTGTCAGGAGAAAGGCGCTCGCCTCAGGGTCGTCCCCATCTCGGATGAAGGCGAGTTTTTGCTCGATGACTATGAGAAGTTGCTCAGCGAGAGGACCCGGCTCGTGGCGGTGACCCATATCTCCAATGCCCTGGGAACAATCAATCCCATTCGGGAGATCGTCCAGATCGCCCATCGGCGAAATATTCCGGTGCTCGTGGATGGGGCTCAAGCCGTGCCGCACCTGCGCGTTGACGTGCAGCAGCTCGATTGCGACTTTTACACCTTCTCCGGCCACAAGATGTACGGTCCGACGGGCATCGGCGTTTTGTACGGTAAGCTGGAGAAACTCGAAGCCATGCCCCCTTACCAGGGCGGAGGGGACATGATCAGTTCGGTCACGTTTGAGAAGACGACCTACAATCGCGTGCCCCACAAATTTGAAGCGGGAACGCCGCACATCGCCGGAGCCATCGGTCTGGGAGCGGCGATTGATTATTTGACTTCCCTCGACCTGGACGCAGTGGCTCGCTATGAGCATGACCTGCTGGCCTATGCGACGGAAGCGGTCTCCAGTGTGCCCGGCCTTCGGATCATCGGGACCGCTCGCCAGAAGGCCAGTATCCTCTCCTTCGTTCTCGACGGAATTCATCCCCATGATATTGGCACGATCCTCGATCAGGAGGGCGTGGCCATTCGGGCGGGACATCACTGCGCTCAACCGCTCATGGAGCGGTTCGGCGTTCCGGCCACGGCGCGCGCCTCGCTGGCACTTTACAACACAAGGGAAGAGGTGGATACTCTCGTTCGGGCGCTCGAGAAGGTGAGAGAGGTTTTTGGAGCATGA
- the sufD gene encoding Fe-S cluster assembly protein SufD — MPVTVPVSRECEAYLNQFARFEAGRRDGEWLRSLRRAAIARFADLGFPTTRQEEWRFTNLAPLVAVPFVPVEPASADEKQIPASLRQPFGEWPCPTMVFVNGWFSPALSSLDGLPPGVVVCGLADVLETSPQQVEPFLARVATDETHPFVALNTAFLADGAFVYLPKGAVVDEPIHLLFLSTAREHPSVAHPRTLIVAQAQSQATIVETYCGEPGAVSFTNAVTEIILGANARLAHYQIQRESLAGFFLSSLAVREERDATFTDSQVSLGAALSRTDLTVVLDGEGSECTLQGFYLATGRQHVDYHTLIEHVKPHSTSREIYKGILDDQATGVFNGRIIVRPGAQKTDARQTNKNLLLSEEALVNSNPQLEIYADDVKCTHGSAIGQLDADALFYLRTRGIEEDAARQILTYAFASDILGRIPIEPIRRTLEARLVTSGPDSRQKKEGV; from the coding sequence ATGCCGGTGACAGTTCCCGTGAGTCGCGAGTGCGAGGCGTATCTGAATCAGTTCGCCCGGTTCGAGGCGGGGCGGCGCGATGGTGAATGGCTTCGATCTCTCCGTCGAGCGGCGATCGCACGATTTGCCGATCTCGGATTTCCCACCACGCGCCAGGAGGAGTGGCGATTTACCAATCTGGCGCCGCTTGTGGCCGTTCCCTTTGTGCCGGTCGAACCGGCATCGGCTGACGAGAAGCAAATTCCCGCATCGCTGCGGCAGCCCTTTGGAGAGTGGCCCTGTCCGACGATGGTCTTCGTCAACGGATGGTTTTCGCCCGCGCTGTCCTCGCTCGACGGACTTCCGCCGGGCGTGGTGGTTTGTGGGTTAGCCGACGTCCTCGAGACATCGCCGCAACAGGTAGAACCTTTTCTTGCCCGCGTCGCCACGGATGAGACCCATCCTTTCGTCGCTTTGAACACCGCTTTCCTGGCGGATGGAGCCTTTGTCTATCTGCCGAAGGGGGCGGTCGTGGATGAACCGATTCACCTGCTGTTCCTTTCAACGGCCCGCGAGCATCCGTCGGTTGCCCATCCGCGCACCCTGATTGTCGCCCAGGCGCAGAGTCAGGCAACGATCGTCGAAACCTACTGCGGCGAGCCGGGAGCGGTATCCTTCACCAATGCTGTTACGGAAATCATTCTGGGGGCGAATGCCCGCCTCGCTCACTATCAGATACAGCGAGAGAGCCTCGCCGGATTCTTTCTCTCGAGCCTGGCGGTTCGTGAGGAGCGGGATGCCACTTTCACCGATTCTCAGGTATCGCTCGGCGCGGCGCTCTCGCGCACGGATCTCACCGTCGTGCTGGATGGGGAGGGGAGTGAGTGCACGCTTCAGGGATTCTACCTGGCGACCGGTCGCCAGCATGTGGACTATCACACGCTCATCGAGCACGTCAAACCCCACAGCACGAGCCGCGAGATATACAAGGGCATTCTGGACGATCAAGCCACCGGCGTTTTCAACGGGCGCATCATCGTTCGCCCCGGAGCGCAGAAGACCGATGCCCGGCAGACCAACAAGAACCTCCTCCTGTCCGAGGAAGCGCTGGTCAACAGCAATCCTCAGCTTGAGATTTATGCCGATGATGTGAAGTGCACGCACGGGTCGGCCATCGGACAACTCGATGCGGATGCGCTCTTTTATCTTCGCACGCGGGGGATCGAGGAGGATGCCGCCCGGCAGATTTTGACCTACGCCTTTGCCAGCGACATCCTCGGTCGCATTCCTATCGAACCCATTCGCCGGACGCTAGAGGCGCGTCTGGTGACCTCCGGGCCTGACAGCCGACAGAAGAAGGAGGGTGTGTGA
- the sufC gene encoding Fe-S cluster assembly ATPase SufC, which yields MLEIRNLHVSVEGKEILRGIDLIVRAGEVHAIMGPNGSGKSTLAHVLAGRETYLVTRGEVLYRGKDLLAMSPEERAREGLFLAFQYPIEIPGVSNVYFLKAAVNAIRKHRGLPELDALEFLSLVREKLKLVEMEESFLHRSVNEGFSGGEKKRNEIFQMAVLDPRLAILDETDSGLDIDALKIVARGINTLRHPERAMIVITHYQRLLNYVVPDVVHVLSGGRIVRSGGRDLALELEEKGYGWVEEEAAAVSSLRE from the coding sequence ATGCTGGAAATCCGGAACCTTCATGTGAGCGTGGAGGGGAAGGAGATTCTGCGCGGCATTGATTTGATCGTCCGCGCGGGAGAAGTTCATGCCATCATGGGACCCAACGGCTCGGGCAAAAGCACACTGGCTCATGTCCTGGCCGGGCGAGAAACCTATCTCGTCACCCGGGGCGAGGTTCTCTATCGGGGGAAAGACCTTCTGGCGATGTCGCCGGAGGAGCGCGCGCGGGAAGGTCTCTTTCTGGCCTTTCAATATCCGATTGAGATCCCCGGCGTGAGCAATGTCTATTTTCTCAAGGCGGCCGTCAACGCCATTCGGAAGCATCGGGGTCTTCCCGAACTCGATGCCCTGGAGTTCCTCTCCCTGGTGCGGGAAAAACTCAAGCTCGTGGAGATGGAGGAGAGTTTCCTCCACCGCTCGGTCAACGAGGGATTCTCCGGAGGCGAGAAGAAGCGGAACGAGATCTTTCAGATGGCCGTGTTGGATCCGCGCCTGGCGATTCTCGATGAGACCGACTCGGGTCTGGACATTGATGCTTTGAAGATCGTCGCCCGGGGGATCAATACGCTGCGTCACCCGGAGCGGGCCATGATCGTCATCACGCACTATCAGCGCCTGCTCAACTATGTCGTGCCCGATGTCGTTCACGTGCTGTCGGGCGGTCGCATTGTCAGGTCTGGAGGCCGGGACCTCGCGCTGGAGCTGGAGGAGAAAGGCTACGGCTGGGTGGAAGAAGAGGCGGCTGCCGTCTCTTCGCTCAGAGAATAG
- the sufB gene encoding Fe-S cluster assembly protein SufB — protein sequence MATSPDVITELVNREYRYGFVTPVEQEVFPPGLNEDIIRMISAKKNEPQWLLEWRLKAYRYWKQLLETKGEPRWAKVTYPPIDYQAIRYYAAPKRRPRSLDEIDPEIRATYEKLGIPLHEQERLAGVAVDAVFDSVSVATTFREKLAALGIIFCSFSEAVQEHPELVQQYLGSVVPYTDNFFAALNSAVFSDGSFVYVPKGVRCPMELSTYFRINASETGQFERTLIIADEGSYVSYLEGCTAPMRDENQLHAAVVELIALDHAEIKYSTIQNWYPGDKEGRGGIYNFVTKRGKCQGVHSKISWTQVEAGSAITWKYPSCILLGDYSVGEFYSVAITNNYQQADTGTKMIHIGKNTRSTIISKGISAGHGQNTYRGMVKIMKGATNARNYSQCDSLLLGDKCGAHTFPYLEVHNSTAQIEHEASTSKIGEDQLFYCRQRGLTTEDAVSMIVNGFCRQVLRELPMEFAVEAQKLLAVSLEGSVG from the coding sequence ATGGCAACATCACCGGACGTCATCACGGAACTTGTCAATAGGGAGTACCGGTACGGATTTGTCACACCCGTTGAGCAAGAGGTCTTCCCCCCGGGGCTCAATGAAGACATTATCCGTATGATTTCGGCCAAGAAGAATGAGCCTCAGTGGTTGCTGGAGTGGCGGTTGAAGGCCTATCGCTACTGGAAGCAGTTACTGGAGACGAAGGGGGAGCCTCGATGGGCTAAAGTCACTTATCCACCGATTGACTATCAAGCGATTCGGTATTATGCCGCGCCCAAGCGACGGCCTCGCAGTTTAGACGAGATTGATCCTGAGATTCGCGCCACCTATGAGAAGCTGGGAATTCCCCTTCATGAGCAAGAGCGACTGGCCGGTGTTGCGGTGGATGCCGTTTTTGACAGCGTGTCGGTGGCGACGACCTTCCGCGAGAAGCTGGCGGCGTTAGGAATCATTTTCTGCTCTTTTTCCGAAGCGGTGCAGGAGCACCCGGAGCTGGTTCAGCAGTATTTGGGGTCGGTGGTCCCCTACACGGATAATTTCTTCGCGGCGCTCAATTCGGCTGTTTTCAGCGATGGCTCGTTCGTTTACGTGCCCAAGGGAGTGCGCTGTCCGATGGAACTCTCGACCTATTTCCGCATCAATGCCTCGGAGACAGGTCAGTTCGAGCGCACGCTCATCATCGCTGATGAGGGATCGTATGTGAGCTATCTTGAGGGCTGTACGGCGCCGATGCGCGATGAGAATCAACTGCACGCGGCCGTCGTCGAACTCATCGCTCTGGACCATGCCGAGATCAAGTACTCGACGATTCAGAACTGGTATCCGGGAGATAAGGAGGGGCGGGGCGGCATCTACAATTTCGTCACCAAGCGGGGGAAGTGCCAGGGCGTTCACTCCAAGATCTCCTGGACGCAGGTGGAAGCCGGATCGGCCATCACCTGGAAATATCCGAGCTGCATCCTGCTTGGCGATTACTCCGTGGGCGAGTTCTACTCCGTGGCCATCACTAACAACTATCAGCAGGCCGATACGGGAACGAAGATGATTCACATCGGCAAGAACACGCGCAGCACGATCATCTCCAAGGGCATTTCAGCCGGTCACGGGCAGAACACGTATCGGGGCATGGTCAAGATCATGAAAGGGGCGACCAACGCCCGCAATTACTCTCAGTGCGATTCGTTGCTGCTCGGCGATAAGTGCGGGGCGCATACGTTCCCCTATCTGGAAGTTCATAACAGCACGGCGCAGATTGAGCACGAGGCCTCGACGTCGAAGATCGGCGAGGATCAACTTTTCTACTGTCGGCAACGGGGCCTGACGACGGAGGATGCCGTCTCGATGATCGTCAACGGATTCTGCCGTCAGGTCTTGCGCGAGCTGCCGATGGAGTTTGCCGTCGAAGCCCAGAAGCTGCTGGCCGTGAGTCTGGAAGGAAGCGTCGGATGA
- a CDS encoding Rrf2 family transcriptional regulator, whose translation MRITAQEEYGLRCLLQLALQPEGTPLSVKEIARREALSVAYVEKLLHMLSRAGITRSVRGINGGYCLSRPAETISLGEVLRALGGLTSDTDICNQYTGNLDCCVHVNNCGLRPLWRVAFYIQSLLDQIPLSHLLRDEQEVEMSLMKKGRAQFMSV comes from the coding sequence GTGAGAATCACCGCGCAAGAAGAATATGGCCTGCGCTGCTTGCTGCAACTGGCCTTGCAGCCTGAAGGAACTCCACTGTCGGTGAAGGAAATTGCCCGGCGCGAAGCGCTGTCGGTCGCGTATGTCGAAAAGCTCCTGCACATGCTCAGTCGAGCGGGGATCACGCGCAGCGTTCGAGGGATCAACGGTGGATACTGTTTGAGCCGGCCCGCCGAGACGATTTCGCTTGGCGAAGTCCTGCGCGCCCTTGGAGGGCTGACCTCCGACACCGACATCTGCAATCAATACACCGGTAATCTCGACTGTTGCGTGCATGTCAATAATTGTGGTTTGCGCCCGCTGTGGCGGGTGGCGTTTTATATCCAGAGCTTGCTCGATCAGATTCCTCTTTCCCATCTGCTTCGGGATGAGCAGGAGGTAGAGATGAGTCTCATGAAGAAAGGACGGGCTCAGTTCATGTCCGTCTGA
- a CDS encoding PIG-L family deacetylase produces MRKARTSLSMNPLHERQYDEVYISPHLDDVVFSCGGRILQTVANRQSCLVITVFTGEPDGAASIPAEVRARIGDMAVRRDEDRRAMKQLGADFFWMEHAEAIYRHRTYHTVAGTFWRYRASDRLLAQLLADQVEEIARQIRARRLYFPLGVGNHIDHRVLCDAGMHLSHRPARPWEIFFYEDAPYAFIPHLVQYRLKAMGARSDERENQKSLWARTREAHACMMRVPSVRAYLGTPLLRGLAFAFVFSRFLLDAYRLPRRRLVLSAEVCDISAVFPAKLAAVAAYGSQITNVLGDLETFRMLHEEYCRSLGHSGVVERVWRVTG; encoded by the coding sequence ATGCGAAAGGCAAGAACGTCTCTCTCGATGAACCCTCTCCACGAGCGGCAATACGATGAGGTCTATATCTCGCCGCATCTAGACGATGTGGTCTTCTCTTGCGGAGGACGAATTCTTCAAACGGTGGCGAACCGACAGTCCTGCCTCGTCATCACCGTTTTCACCGGTGAGCCGGACGGGGCCGCGAGCATCCCGGCGGAAGTTCGCGCGCGGATCGGCGACATGGCCGTTCGTCGTGATGAGGATCGCCGGGCGATGAAGCAGTTGGGAGCTGATTTCTTCTGGATGGAGCACGCCGAGGCGATCTATCGCCATCGCACCTATCACACGGTCGCAGGGACCTTCTGGCGCTATCGGGCGAGCGATCGCCTGCTGGCTCAGCTTCTGGCCGACCAGGTAGAAGAGATCGCGCGACAGATTCGGGCGCGCCGCCTCTATTTCCCTCTGGGCGTGGGCAATCACATAGACCATCGCGTGCTCTGCGATGCGGGCATGCACCTGTCCCACCGGCCGGCAAGGCCCTGGGAGATTTTCTTCTACGAGGATGCTCCTTACGCCTTCATCCCTCATCTCGTCCAGTATCGGCTGAAAGCCATGGGCGCGCGATCTGATGAACGGGAGAATCAGAAATCGCTCTGGGCCAGGACACGAGAGGCTCACGCCTGCATGATGCGTGTGCCCTCGGTGAGAGCTTACCTGGGAACGCCGCTTCTGCGCGGGCTCGCTTTTGCTTTCGTTTTCTCCCGGTTTCTCCTCGATGCTTACCGGCTCCCTCGACGGCGATTGGTCCTCTCGGCCGAAGTGTGCGACATCAGCGCGGTCTTTCCGGCCAAACTCGCCGCCGTCGCTGCCTACGGCTCGCAGATCACAAACGTGCTGGGCGACCTGGAGACGTTTCGGATGCTCCACGAGGAGTATTGTCGCAGCCTCGGCCACTCGGGCGTCGTGGAGCGAGTCTGGCGTGTTACGGGATAG
- a CDS encoding GNAT family N-acetyltransferase, producing the protein MSERFDFTHVQVRRARPDDRPRIRQICQQTALRGLPTRLFFEDEEIVSRLFADYYLDYEPESCFVAEVDGQVVGYALACKDTRRYLRVMAWRVVPRLIGRILWKILTLQYRRRSTYRTLWWVLTRSWRELPRESLAAYPAHLHANLDPAVSEMKLVAFKLGMRLADAVITHLRQAGVRGIQGAIAEPEDDENLSLFYRRVYGARVTAVRRFSLWEMFTDKRWYAKMVVIDL; encoded by the coding sequence ATGTCCGAGCGATTTGACTTCACTCATGTTCAGGTGCGCCGGGCGCGTCCCGATGATCGCCCGCGCATCCGACAGATCTGTCAACAGACGGCCCTTCGGGGACTTCCCACCCGGCTCTTTTTTGAAGACGAAGAGATCGTCAGCCGCCTCTTCGCCGACTACTATCTCGATTATGAACCGGAGTCGTGCTTCGTCGCGGAAGTAGATGGTCAGGTGGTCGGCTATGCGCTCGCCTGTAAGGATACCCGACGCTATCTGCGGGTGATGGCATGGCGCGTCGTGCCCCGGCTGATCGGGCGCATTCTCTGGAAGATTCTCACGCTTCAGTATCGGCGTCGGTCAACCTACCGGACGCTCTGGTGGGTACTCACGCGATCCTGGCGCGAGCTGCCGAGGGAATCGCTCGCGGCATATCCGGCGCATCTCCATGCCAATCTCGACCCGGCGGTGAGCGAGATGAAACTCGTCGCCTTCAAGCTCGGCATGAGGCTGGCCGATGCCGTCATCACGCATCTGCGCCAGGCGGGCGTTCGCGGGATTCAAGGCGCCATCGCCGAACCCGAAGACGATGAGAATTTGAGCCTCTTCTACCGCCGCGTCTACGGCGCACGGGTGACGGCTGTGCGGCGGTTCTCGCTCTGGGAGATGTTCACCGACAAACGATGGTACGCCAAAATGGTCGTCATTGACCTGTAA
- the fabF gene encoding beta-ketoacyl-ACP synthase II, whose product MRRVVVTGVGVISAVGNDPEQFFHSLVHARSGVGEISSVPCDRLTVKVAAEVKGFDPTHHFTGKQLDLLDRFSQFALVAAAQALADAHFTPGEADEVRFGVSLGTGLGGMSTMESAYENFYGKQNPRVHPLVMPKAMYNAAASQISMRYRARGPILAVTTACASGTHAIGHAYHLIKYGQADWMLAGGSDAPITLTVMRAWEGLRILASGQPDPARACRPFSVDREGLVLGEGAAVILLEEYERAKARGASIYGEVVGFGTSSDAAHITDPSVDGPARAMAMALDEARMNPEEVDYINAHGTGTRQNDRVETQAIKQVFGAHARRLAISSTKALHGHTLGAAGAIEFVAALLALRHNLIPPTAHYTGPDPDCDLDYVPNYAREQELRTVMSNSFGFGGINAVLLARKV is encoded by the coding sequence ATGAGACGCGTCGTTGTGACCGGTGTTGGAGTGATTTCCGCTGTGGGGAATGATCCCGAGCAGTTCTTCCACAGCCTCGTTCACGCTCGATCCGGCGTAGGGGAGATCTCTTCTGTTCCCTGTGATCGGCTGACGGTGAAAGTCGCGGCTGAAGTGAAAGGGTTCGATCCCACCCATCACTTTACGGGGAAACAGCTCGATCTGCTGGATCGGTTCAGTCAATTCGCTCTGGTGGCGGCAGCTCAGGCGCTGGCGGATGCCCATTTTACTCCCGGGGAAGCCGACGAAGTGCGGTTCGGCGTTTCGCTGGGAACGGGATTGGGTGGGATGAGCACGATGGAGAGCGCCTACGAAAATTTCTACGGGAAACAGAACCCCCGGGTGCATCCGCTCGTCATGCCCAAGGCCATGTACAACGCGGCAGCCAGCCAGATCTCGATGAGGTATCGCGCGCGGGGACCGATTCTGGCGGTGACGACGGCTTGCGCCTCGGGAACGCACGCCATCGGTCACGCCTACCATCTGATCAAGTACGGGCAGGCCGACTGGATGCTGGCCGGAGGTTCCGACGCGCCGATCACTCTGACGGTGATGCGCGCCTGGGAAGGGCTGCGCATTCTCGCCTCGGGTCAGCCGGATCCGGCACGCGCCTGCCGCCCCTTCAGCGTGGATCGTGAGGGACTGGTTCTCGGCGAGGGAGCAGCGGTCATCCTGCTGGAAGAGTATGAGCGGGCGAAAGCGCGGGGGGCATCCATCTATGGAGAGGTCGTCGGTTTTGGCACGAGCAGCGATGCCGCACATATCACTGATCCCTCGGTTGACGGCCCGGCTCGCGCTATGGCGATGGCCCTGGACGAGGCCCGGATGAATCCGGAAGAGGTGGACTACATCAACGCTCACGGCACGGGAACGCGGCAGAACGATCGGGTCGAGACGCAGGCCATCAAACAGGTCTTCGGTGCGCATGCGCGACGCCTGGCCATCAGTTCGACCAAGGCCCTGCACGGGCATACGCTGGGAGCCGCCGGAGCCATCGAATTCGTGGCCGCGTTGCTCGCCCTCAGGCATAACCTCATCCCTCCGACGGCGCATTACACGGGCCCGGATCCGGACTGCGATCTCGATTATGTGCCCAATTACGCCCGCGAGCAGGAGCTTCGCACGGTGATGTCCAACTCCTTCGGATTCGGCGGAATCAATGCCGTTTTGCTCGCTCGAAAGGTGTAG
- a CDS encoding phosphopantetheine-binding protein → MVSRIFTPVAERLAPAAMSSREAGHSSRLTSRLTWDIKGLHHHVLGGDRKRMTLEQRVIHAIARACHVAPSEITPSSTFEELGVDSLTGLQIVFELEEEFQISIPENVAASMRSVQDVIDRLGEVVGVANA, encoded by the coding sequence ATGGTTTCGAGGATTTTTACGCCGGTGGCGGAACGTCTCGCTCCTGCCGCGATGTCGTCACGCGAAGCCGGGCACAGTTCCCGGTTGACTTCGCGGCTGACTTGGGATATTAAAGGGCTTCATCATCATGTCCTCGGTGGAGACAGAAAGCGAATGACGCTGGAACAGCGAGTTATCCATGCCATTGCCCGGGCGTGCCACGTCGCGCCCTCGGAGATCACGCCGAGTTCGACCTTCGAGGAGCTGGGTGTTGATTCGCTGACGGGATTGCAGATCGTGTTCGAACTGGAGGAGGAGTTTCAGATCTCGATCCCGGAAAATGTCGCGGCCTCGATGCGATCGGTGCAGGATGTCATTGATCGTCTGGGGGAGGTCGTGGGCGTGGCCAACGCCTGA
- the queG gene encoding tRNA epoxyqueuosine(34) reductase QueG — translation MMSNSDQHRSLSERVKEWARALGFHRVGIARVTPLVEEERRYHEWLDAQHAAALGYMVESRSLRAHPERLLPEAGTIISLAVSYYSGDFETIPPGHGRIARYAWGRDYHEVIPPRLWQLVGQIQQFVGRPVRARCFTDAVPLLERAVAARAGIGRIGWNSCLITDEWGSWIFLCEILLDVPLEPDEPDRRICFSTRDCLTECPTGAILRPHVVDARRCISYHTIENRGMVPRELRPLMGDWLFGCDVCQQVCPHNRQIPLTSWREFHPESGVGKTLALKDVLTIDTDEQFRRRFRHTALRRARRRGLVRNATIVAANTGYDDALPMLSRLMESDPDEIIRAHAVWAVSVLGGPSARSGIERAWRDPSPLVREEAVHALEGAAPTPADAGDSLASANGRSLPV, via the coding sequence ATGATGAGCAACTCTGACCAGCATCGGTCGCTCAGCGAGAGGGTGAAGGAGTGGGCTCGCGCTCTGGGCTTTCACCGTGTGGGGATCGCTCGCGTGACACCGCTTGTCGAGGAAGAACGCCGTTATCACGAGTGGCTCGATGCTCAACATGCGGCCGCTCTCGGTTATATGGTCGAGAGCCGGTCGCTTCGTGCTCATCCCGAACGGTTGCTGCCGGAGGCAGGGACGATCATCTCGCTCGCCGTGAGCTACTACAGCGGCGATTTCGAGACCATCCCCCCGGGACACGGACGGATCGCCCGATATGCCTGGGGCCGAGATTATCACGAGGTGATTCCCCCCCGACTGTGGCAGCTCGTCGGCCAGATTCAGCAGTTCGTCGGGCGACCGGTGCGGGCTCGATGCTTCACCGATGCCGTACCGCTGCTCGAACGGGCGGTGGCCGCACGGGCGGGAATCGGACGGATCGGATGGAACAGTTGCCTCATCACTGACGAATGGGGCTCGTGGATTTTCCTCTGCGAAATTCTCCTCGATGTCCCGCTGGAGCCCGATGAACCTGACCGGCGCATCTGCTTCAGCACTCGCGACTGTCTGACCGAATGTCCGACCGGAGCCATCCTTCGCCCCCACGTTGTTGATGCCCGCCGCTGCATCTCCTACCACACGATTGAAAACCGAGGGATGGTTCCCCGTGAGCTGCGACCGCTTATGGGCGATTGGCTGTTCGGGTGCGATGTCTGCCAGCAGGTGTGTCCGCACAATCGTCAGATCCCGCTGACATCCTGGCGCGAGTTTCACCCCGAATCGGGAGTGGGCAAGACGCTCGCTCTGAAAGATGTCCTGACGATTGATACCGACGAGCAATTTCGCCGGCGGTTTCGTCACACAGCCCTGCGGCGGGCGCGACGTCGGGGACTCGTGCGCAATGCGACCATCGTTGCCGCCAACACGGGCTATGATGACGCTCTCCCGATGCTCTCCCGGTTGATGGAATCCGATCCCGACGAGATCATCCGGGCGCACGCCGTCTGGGCCGTGAGCGTGCTCGGAGGCCCCTCAGCGCGATCGGGGATCGAGCGCGCGTGGCGCGATCCGTCTCCGCTGGTTCGAGAGGAAGCCGTGCACGCCCTGGAAGGCGCCGCGCCGACGCCCGCGGACGCCGGAGACTCGCTCGCGTCGGCGAACGGCCGAAGCCTTCCTGTGTGA
- a CDS encoding metal-dependent transcriptional regulator, producing the protein MLQQQAAEILEALWTLEEHGAASLVEVQRIAHTEVTEQLLRQMVADGLIVLEGEDQVRLTPQGRTEAARIIRRHRLAERLLCDVLGVTVEESEDAACEFEHLIAEGVTNAICTLLGHPRQCPHGRTIPEGACCRQAREQVSAIVVPCTRLNIGEQGRIAYISTRAHPRLLRLAALGVTPGAPIKLLQKWPSYVIQCEETEIALEEEIAREIHVWRTTEE; encoded by the coding sequence ATGCTCCAGCAACAGGCGGCTGAGATCTTGGAGGCGTTGTGGACGCTGGAGGAGCACGGTGCGGCTTCGCTCGTCGAGGTGCAACGGATCGCTCATACCGAGGTCACCGAGCAGCTCCTCCGGCAGATGGTGGCCGACGGGCTCATTGTTCTCGAAGGTGAGGATCAGGTGAGACTGACGCCGCAGGGACGGACGGAGGCGGCGCGGATCATTCGTCGCCATCGGCTCGCCGAGCGATTGCTCTGCGATGTACTGGGTGTGACGGTGGAGGAATCGGAGGATGCCGCCTGCGAGTTCGAGCACCTCATCGCCGAAGGGGTCACCAACGCCATCTGTACGTTGCTGGGGCATCCCCGCCAGTGTCCTCATGGGCGGACGATTCCCGAAGGTGCGTGCTGTCGTCAGGCACGCGAGCAGGTCAGCGCGATCGTCGTTCCCTGTACCCGCTTGAATATCGGCGAGCAGGGACGCATCGCCTATATCAGCACGCGGGCTCATCCCCGATTGCTTCGCCTGGCGGCACTGGGTGTGACGCCCGGGGCGCCGATCAAACTCCTGCAAAAATGGCCGAGTTATGTGATTCAGTGCGAGGAGACTGAGATCGCTCTGGAAGAGGAGATCGCCCGTGAGATTCACGTCTGGCGAACAACAGAAGAATAG